One window from the genome of Spiractinospora alimapuensis encodes:
- a CDS encoding DoxX family protein, translated as MSGEPVSSGRLRPTWLTAVLWAVQILLAAFFLVVQGIPKLMGSADAVRLFADIGLGQWLRYVTGVLEVAGAVGLLIPRLAGLAALGLLGVMVGATVANLFLAAGYEAFAVQTVALGVIFALIAWARRSEIGALVGR; from the coding sequence ATGAGCGGAGAGCCGGTGTCGAGCGGGCGGTTGCGACCCACGTGGTTGACGGCCGTCCTGTGGGCCGTCCAGATACTCCTCGCCGCGTTCTTTCTCGTCGTGCAGGGGATCCCCAAGCTGATGGGGAGCGCCGACGCGGTGCGGCTCTTCGCCGACATCGGGCTCGGCCAGTGGCTTCGCTACGTCACGGGTGTGTTGGAGGTCGCCGGAGCGGTGGGGCTGCTGATCCCGCGCCTGGCGGGCCTCGCGGCCCTCGGTCTGCTCGGGGTAATGGTGGGCGCGACCGTCGCCAACCTCTTCCTCGCCGCGGGCTACGAGGCGTTCGCGGTCCAGACCGTCGCCCTCGGTGTCATATTCGCGCTCATAGCCTGGGCGCGCCGCTCCGAGATCGGCGCCCTCGTCGGGCGTTGA